The following is a genomic window from Brassica napus cultivar Da-Ae chromosome C2 unlocalized genomic scaffold, Da-Ae chrC02_Random_29, whole genome shotgun sequence.
GAAGATATAGTTATATGGCAACCAACCAGTTCGGGTATCTACCAACCAAATAGCTATTCAGTACCTCGATTGGAAGAAATAGCACCCAGACTTTAGGCCCTAATAACTTTGAGTGGGTTAAAGATATCTGGTCTAGCCACTGCTCACCCAAGATGAAAGTCTTCACCTGGTCCATTATCCAAAGAGCCCTACCCCTCGGTGAGAACCTGCAAAATAGAGGTATCCAAGCACAAGCGATGTGTGTAAGATGCAAGGAGAAGGAAACAGCTATGCACATTTTCTTTGAATGTCCCTTTGCCAAAAAAGTCTGGGAGAGAATACCCCTAGAGACGGTAGTTCACATAGCTACGACAATGGACTTCAAAGATGCCTTGGTCGCTTTCAGACAAAGCATCTGTCTACCGCCCTCTGGAATAACAGGAACCATCCTCCCCTGGATATGTTGGTCTCTCTGGACAGCGAGAAACACATTGATCTTTGAGAACCGACAAATAACACAAGAAGAAGTAGCTACAAAAGGAATGCGACTAGCAAGAGAATGGTGCTTAGCCCAAAAACCGAAAGGACAAGGCGAAAATCTCTCACCTGGAAACAGGAAGCAGAAGGCAAGACCAATTGCAGATACCCAGACTCCGATCTGTAGATCAGACGCGGCATGGGACAAAGCTTCGAACAAGGCGGGACTAGCTTGGATCATCTCAGGAGCGGACAACAACATCAAGAAGCAAGGAtcaacacaccaggaacacgtTTCATCACCACTAGTCGCAGAAGCTCTAGCACTCCGACTTGGAATCATCGCAGCAGCGAATCTTGATCTCCCCAAGATCAGGATGCTCTCTGACAATCAAACGCTCATCAGAGCAATCAACAACGACATACAGATCAAAGAGATTTTCGGAATCGTCAAAGATATCCACCAAATCTCTACTGTTTTTGTCGATATCTCCTTTGCTTTTCTCCCCCGATTAGAAAACGCAATGCTGATTATTTTGCTAACGATCCTAAGGGCCATGGTATTGCCCATTTGGTTAGACTACTGGCCTGAGGCCAAACTCCTTTCACACATTAGCTTTCAATATAAaacattgacaaaaaaaaaaaaaaaaagcttctcacaaaagattcatcctggtttgattggaacgacgaagaagctgtgctattcccaaactgggaaactggaatctacctgatttgaaagtggggataacttcttcatcccaactcctatgagatttattcaacttctgtgATCTCCACctctttttgtatccaaatcaagcttctcacaaagtgattcatcctggtttgattggaacgacgaagaagctgtgctattcccaactgaaactggaatcacctgatttgaaagtgggataacttcttcatcccaactcctatgagatttattcaacttcctggtgattctccaccactttatgtatccaaatcaagattctcacaaagtgattcatcctggtttgattggaacgacgaagaagcttatgctattcccaaactgggaaactgaaatcacctgatttgaaagtgggataacttcttcatcccaactcctatgagatttattaaacttcctggtgaattctccaccactttatgtatccaaatcaagcttctcacaaagtgattcatcctggtttgattggaacgacgaagaagtgcTATTCccatcccaaactgggaaactggaatcacctgatttgaaagtgggataacttcttcatcccaactcctatgagatttattcaacttcctggtatttctccaccactttatgtatccaaataaagcttctcacaaagtgattcatcctggtttgatggaacgacgaagaagctgtgctattcccaactgggaaactagaatcacctgatttgaaaatgggataacttctctttgcccaactcctatgagatttattcaacttcctggtgattctccaccactttatgtatccaaatcaagcttctcacaaagagattcatcctggtttgattggaacacgacgaagaagctgtgctattcccaaactgggaaactagaatcacctgatttgaaagtgggataacttcttcatcccaacctat
Proteins encoded in this region:
- the LOC125594629 gene encoding uncharacterized protein LOC125594629; translation: MDFKDALVAFRQSICLPPSGITGTILPWICWSLWTARNTLIFENRQITQEEVATKGMRLAREWCLAQKPKGQGENLSPGNRKQKARPIADTQTPICRSDAAWDKASNKAGLAWIISGADNNIKKQGSTHQEHVSSPLVAEALALRLGIIAAANLDLPKIRMLSDNQTLIRAINNDIQIKEIFGIVKDIHQISTVFVDISFAFLPRLENAMLIILLTILRAM